The Streptomyces sp. NBC_00691 genome has a segment encoding these proteins:
- a CDS encoding aminotransferase class I/II-fold pyridoxal phosphate-dependent enzyme, with translation MLRITPVPVTEKGWDTGLVDAALRQTAPRLAYLIPDFHNPTGHLMPQEQRRDLARAARATGTWLVVDETLTDIALDVAAPPPFAAAAAGGDSEQIVSVGSLSKTCWGGLRVGWVRASSRVVTELARVRITADLSGSVLDQLVAVALMDRLDVILPKRLAELRLRRDALTSAPALPDWVA, from the coding sequence ATGCTCCGGATCACCCCGGTCCCGGTCACCGAGAAGGGCTGGGACACCGGGCTCGTCGACGCCGCGCTCCGGCAGACAGCGCCGCGTCTCGCCTATCTGATCCCCGACTTCCACAACCCGACCGGGCATCTGATGCCGCAGGAACAGCGGCGTGACCTGGCGCGGGCGGCGCGGGCCACCGGGACCTGGCTGGTGGTGGACGAGACGCTGACGGACATCGCGCTCGACGTGGCCGCGCCGCCGCCGTTCGCGGCGGCGGCCGCCGGTGGCGACAGCGAGCAGATCGTCTCCGTGGGGTCGCTGAGCAAGACCTGCTGGGGCGGTCTCCGGGTCGGCTGGGTGCGGGCGTCGTCCCGGGTCGTGACCGAGCTGGCCCGGGTGCGGATCACGGCCGACCTGTCCGGTTCCGTACTGGACCAGCTGGTGGCCGTCGCCCTCATGGACCGCCTCGACGTGATCCTGCCGAAGCGCCTGGCGGAGCTGCGGCTGCGCAGGGACGCGCTGACCTCGGCCCCGGCGCTGCCGGACTGGGTGGCCTGA
- a CDS encoding streptophobe family protein, whose protein sequence is MSRVSSRLPTPTPAATAGGHLARVGLQSLAAVVAGFVAMGVVAGLGLWAAGAGDLPGGFTAVLAAVVVMAAGGQVELSGDAGALAGTQAELTAMPLTVTLVGALVTGYCFLRPLRHHAVAGSRELLLRFVSTVVLWLAALAGVSAVARHDFPLTLGGGDEQSGLMDIFGELLDAVNPTVGFRVDLGPTLFYGLLWILGVLVVALLVSRGTPLPSRLVRYHEPVRPAAYAMLLLLLAYVVVGLVIGVVVAATKGHPAETLAVVLLGLPNITWLALGVGIGGSWEGRVDGPFGLPMPQILDAVLRQGDGAADSTDLSTIDLSSLAAQDARAWWLLPVAAVLVLAAAFVAAVRSPARIKVWQHALHLAIAFALAMLVVAPLTLVEARLGLSVLGIGDLDSLGGEVILRPHIWRTVGFALLWGLFFGFLGGLLATRVRRKGETGPRTVNAPPPPRPQR, encoded by the coding sequence GTGAGCAGGGTGAGCAGTCGGCTCCCCACCCCCACGCCCGCCGCGACCGCCGGCGGGCACCTCGCCCGCGTCGGCCTGCAGTCCCTGGCCGCGGTGGTCGCCGGATTCGTCGCCATGGGCGTCGTCGCGGGCCTCGGCCTCTGGGCGGCCGGCGCGGGCGATCTGCCCGGCGGCTTCACCGCCGTCCTGGCCGCCGTCGTCGTCATGGCCGCGGGCGGCCAGGTCGAACTCTCCGGCGACGCCGGCGCCCTCGCCGGAACCCAGGCCGAACTGACCGCCATGCCGCTGACCGTCACCCTGGTGGGCGCACTGGTCACCGGCTACTGCTTCCTGCGGCCCCTGCGACATCATGCCGTGGCCGGCTCCCGCGAACTCCTGCTCCGCTTCGTGAGCACGGTCGTCCTCTGGCTGGCGGCCCTGGCCGGAGTCTCCGCCGTCGCCCGGCACGACTTCCCCCTCACCCTCGGCGGCGGGGACGAGCAGAGCGGCCTGATGGATATCTTCGGCGAGCTGCTCGACGCGGTGAACCCCACCGTCGGCTTCCGCGTCGACCTCGGTCCTACCCTCTTCTACGGACTTCTGTGGATCCTCGGGGTGCTCGTCGTCGCGCTCCTCGTCTCCCGCGGAACGCCCCTGCCGTCCCGGCTCGTCCGCTACCACGAACCCGTTCGGCCCGCGGCGTACGCGATGCTCCTGCTGCTCCTCGCGTACGTGGTCGTGGGCCTGGTCATCGGCGTGGTGGTCGCGGCGACCAAGGGTCACCCCGCGGAGACCCTCGCGGTCGTCCTGCTCGGCCTGCCCAACATCACCTGGCTCGCGCTCGGCGTGGGCATCGGCGGCTCCTGGGAGGGCAGGGTCGACGGCCCGTTCGGCCTTCCGATGCCGCAGATCCTCGACGCCGTCCTGCGCCAGGGGGACGGAGCGGCCGACAGCACGGACCTCTCGACCATCGACCTGAGTTCGCTCGCGGCGCAGGACGCCCGGGCATGGTGGCTGCTCCCCGTGGCGGCCGTGCTGGTCCTCGCGGCGGCCTTCGTGGCGGCGGTGCGCTCCCCGGCGAGGATCAAGGTCTGGCAGCACGCCCTGCACCTGGCGATCGCCTTCGCGCTCGCGATGCTGGTCGTCGCCCCGCTGACGCTGGTGGAGGCCCGCCTGGGCCTCTCGGTCCTCGGCATCGGCGATCTGGACTCCCTGGGCGGTGAGGTGATCCTCCGCCCCCACATCTGGAGAACGGTCGGCTTCGCCCTCCTCTGGGGGCTGTTCTTCGGCTTCCTGGGCGGTCTGCTCGCCACCCGCGTCCGCCGCAAGGGCGAGACCGGGCCCAGGACCGTGAACGCGCCTCCACCGCCACGGCCCCAGAGGTAG
- a CDS encoding helix-turn-helix transcriptional regulator — MRADRLVSLVLLLRRHGRLTADTLARELGVSTRTVLRDIDALSTAGVPVYAERGRHGGFALLPGFRTELTGLNHDEALALLTAGPGRGEQAFGLASARASAMRKILDALPDGHRATASDAVQRFLVEPEADLLSRRRNGDEVPGTTMTEVRRAVLAGHRLRIHYAATGRAPDWRTVDPIGLVTVRDRGYLLATRAGADRTYRLSRVLAAEELAEPAERPDRVDLDRIWRERSARFLGDDHLTVLVRVDPARREDLLDTAVAVRAEEPDADGRLRLELTYQDARHAAWALWQLGTDAEALAPESLRTVLYDRAAALADRYATPPEA; from the coding sequence ATGCGTGCCGACCGGCTGGTCTCCCTGGTGCTCCTGCTGCGTCGGCACGGTCGTCTGACCGCGGACACCCTGGCTCGTGAGCTGGGGGTGTCCACCCGTACCGTGCTCCGCGACATCGACGCGCTGTCCACGGCCGGCGTCCCCGTCTACGCGGAGCGCGGCCGGCACGGCGGCTTCGCCCTGCTGCCCGGCTTCCGTACCGAGCTCACCGGGCTGAACCACGACGAGGCCCTCGCCCTGCTGACCGCCGGACCGGGGCGCGGGGAGCAGGCGTTCGGCCTCGCCTCGGCGCGCGCCTCGGCCATGCGGAAGATCCTCGACGCGCTGCCGGACGGCCACCGGGCCACCGCGAGCGACGCGGTCCAGCGGTTTCTCGTCGAGCCGGAGGCGGACCTGCTGTCACGGCGGCGCAACGGCGACGAGGTACCCGGTACGACGATGACCGAGGTCCGGCGCGCGGTGCTCGCCGGACACAGGCTGCGCATCCACTACGCGGCCACCGGCCGGGCTCCGGACTGGCGCACCGTGGACCCGATCGGCCTGGTCACGGTGCGCGACCGGGGCTACCTGCTGGCCACCAGGGCCGGCGCGGACCGTACGTACCGGCTGTCGCGGGTGCTGGCCGCCGAGGAACTGGCCGAGCCGGCCGAGCGGCCCGACCGGGTCGACCTGGACCGGATCTGGCGCGAGCGCTCCGCGCGGTTCCTCGGCGACGACCACCTCACCGTGCTGGTACGGGTGGACCCGGCGCGCCGGGAGGACCTGCTGGACACCGCGGTGGCCGTCCGCGCCGAGGAACCGGACGCGGACGGCCGACTCCGCCTGGAGCTGACCTACCAGGACGCACGCCACGCCGCGTGGGCCCTGTGGCAGCTCGGGACGGACGCGGAAGCCCTGGCCCCCGAGTCCCTGCGCACCGTGCTGTACGACCGGGCCGCCGCGCTGGCCGACCGCTACGCAACCCCACCTGAGGCGTGA
- a CDS encoding RidA family protein, which translates to MERTAVNPVTWSVEKGFNQGELVSGHTRTLFISGQTAMSEKGEPQHEGDMARQLALSLDNIEAVLGEAGMSLANLVRLNVYTTDVDLLFQHYGELAGRLGAAGVAPATTMLGVTRLAIPGQTVELEGTAVA; encoded by the coding sequence ATGGAGCGCACGGCGGTCAACCCGGTGACGTGGTCGGTGGAGAAGGGGTTCAACCAGGGTGAGCTCGTCTCCGGGCACACACGCACCCTGTTCATCTCCGGTCAGACGGCGATGAGCGAGAAGGGCGAGCCGCAGCACGAGGGGGACATGGCACGCCAGTTGGCGCTGAGCCTCGATAACATCGAGGCCGTACTCGGCGAGGCCGGCATGTCGCTCGCGAACCTCGTACGGCTCAACGTCTACACGACCGACGTCGACCTGCTCTTCCAGCACTACGGCGAGCTGGCGGGCCGGCTGGGCGCGGCCGGAGTGGCACCGGCCACCACGATGCTCGGGGTGACGCGACTGGCGATCCCCGGCCAGACGGTCGAACTGGAGGGAACCGCCGTCGCGTGA
- a CDS encoding FBP domain-containing protein, translated as MEPLTDKQIRSSFVNCTKGEAARLKLPLDFAELPWEDLDFLGWVDPGAPLRAHLVVPREDGPVGVSLRVPAAGRTSAMKSSMCQVCLTGHASSGVTLLVAPLAGPRGRDGNTVGIYLCADLACSLYVRGRRQPKLRGRRQDESLTLDEQVARLTGNLGAFVDRVTSA; from the coding sequence GTGGAACCATTGACCGACAAACAGATCCGCTCGTCCTTCGTGAACTGCACCAAGGGCGAGGCGGCACGCCTCAAGCTGCCGCTCGACTTCGCCGAACTCCCCTGGGAGGATTTGGACTTCCTCGGCTGGGTCGACCCCGGTGCGCCGCTCCGCGCCCACCTGGTCGTCCCCCGCGAGGACGGACCGGTCGGTGTGAGCCTGCGGGTTCCGGCCGCCGGCCGGACCAGCGCCATGAAGTCGAGCATGTGCCAGGTGTGCCTGACCGGGCACGCCTCCTCGGGCGTCACGCTGCTCGTGGCACCGCTCGCCGGGCCCCGGGGCCGTGACGGGAACACCGTCGGGATCTACCTCTGCGCCGACCTCGCCTGCTCCCTCTACGTACGGGGCAGGCGGCAGCCGAAGCTGCGCGGCCGGCGCCAGGACGAGTCCCTCACGCTCGACGAGCAGGTCGCCCGTCTGACGGGCAACCTGGGCGCCTTCGTCGACCGGGTGACATCGGCCTGA
- a CDS encoding DUF6777 domain-containing protein has product MTSHPPSGPPSVPPAGPPSGPLSGPSTRPGSAGPPPPPPGPPHSGSGGGSSGGSGGGSSGGSGSDGGSGAPGGAGGSGGPGDGASGAPGNGGPGRGPWWRSVPKVASVTAVVVAAAALAVVLTNRPDDSPDTTGSGGGEVFLQNAAATGPDPFTKSTARTESTSASPASLPPRTSSATTEVSGSTPGLYGGTQSVASCDVEQQVRYLAAEPAKNGAFASTLGIEANQVPDYLRSLTPLQLRADTRVTNHGYKNGAATTYQSVLQAGTAVMVDNRGVPRVRCACGNPLTPPVAQKSPKPTGTPWQGYDADQVVVVAPSVTVVNVFVVYDTEADSWFARQHGDHGKHDRPTPPPPPPTRSPSTSASTSTPPSVSPSTPVPCVTVTGDETPTPSGGVTPSPCPSTLSPATPTSSPPTTTPSDTPPSTDTPPSDTTPSDDTTPQDDSSPVTNSPGPESAPVTDGSTAPSAESADGSGGSTA; this is encoded by the coding sequence GTGACTTCCCACCCGCCGTCCGGCCCTCCGTCGGTTCCTCCTGCAGGTCCCCCCTCGGGCCCCCTCTCGGGCCCGAGCACACGCCCGGGATCCGCCGGACCCCCGCCACCGCCCCCAGGACCGCCCCACAGCGGCTCGGGCGGCGGTTCGTCCGGCGGCTCCGGCGGCGGCTCTTCCGGCGGCTCCGGCAGTGACGGCGGTTCGGGCGCTCCCGGCGGGGCCGGTGGTTCCGGCGGTCCCGGTGACGGTGCTTCCGGCGCCCCCGGGAACGGCGGCCCCGGCAGGGGCCCCTGGTGGCGTTCCGTCCCCAAGGTCGCCTCCGTCACCGCCGTCGTGGTCGCGGCCGCCGCCCTGGCCGTGGTGCTCACCAACCGCCCCGACGACTCCCCCGACACCACGGGTTCCGGCGGCGGCGAGGTGTTCCTGCAGAACGCGGCCGCGACCGGTCCCGACCCGTTCACCAAGTCGACGGCCCGCACGGAGTCGACCTCCGCCTCACCCGCCTCACTGCCTCCCCGTACCTCCTCGGCCACCACCGAGGTATCGGGCTCGACACCCGGCCTCTACGGCGGGACGCAGTCGGTGGCCAGCTGCGACGTGGAACAGCAGGTCCGTTACCTCGCCGCCGAGCCCGCGAAGAACGGCGCCTTCGCCTCCACCCTGGGCATCGAGGCGAACCAGGTGCCCGACTACCTGCGCTCCCTGACCCCGCTTCAACTCCGCGCCGACACCCGGGTGACGAACCACGGCTACAAGAACGGCGCCGCCACCACGTACCAGTCCGTGCTCCAGGCCGGGACGGCGGTCATGGTCGACAACCGCGGGGTGCCCCGGGTGCGCTGCGCCTGCGGCAACCCGCTGACACCGCCGGTGGCGCAGAAGTCGCCGAAGCCGACGGGCACACCGTGGCAGGGCTACGACGCCGACCAGGTGGTCGTCGTGGCACCGTCGGTGACGGTCGTGAACGTCTTCGTGGTGTACGACACGGAGGCCGACAGCTGGTTCGCGCGGCAGCACGGTGACCACGGCAAGCACGACAGGCCGACCCCGCCGCCTCCCCCGCCCACCAGGTCACCGTCGACCTCGGCGTCCACCTCGACGCCCCCGTCCGTCTCCCCGTCGACGCCGGTGCCGTGCGTGACGGTGACGGGCGACGAGACCCCGACGCCGAGCGGCGGCGTGACACCGTCTCCGTGCCCCTCGACGCTCTCCCCCGCGACGCCGACGTCCTCGCCGCCGACCACCACGCCCTCGGACACGCCCCCGTCCACCGATACGCCCCCTTCCGACACCACGCCCTCGGACGACACCACCCCGCAGGACGACTCGTCACCGGTGACCAACTCGCCGGGCCCCGAGTCCGCGCCGGTCACGGACGGTTCGACGGCTCCGTCCGCCGAGTCGGCCGACGGGTCCGGAGGGTCCACCGCCTGA